GGATCCTGAAACAAGTTCAGGATAAAAGGATTTCCACTGCTATCAGGGCTAGGCGTTTTTTTGATGCTATTTAAAATCCGAAATAAATGGCGATTTGATCTCTCAAAATCACAATTCCAGTGATTATAATATTGATGATTGATAACGGAATTAATACTCTCCAACCTAAATGCATCAATTGATCGTATCTAAATCTTGGAATAGTCCATCTTACCCACATGTAAAAGAAGATGAAGAAACATATTTTTCCAAATAAAACTCCAATTCCTATTACGTTAGCAATATTCACTCCCCAGTGTTCTACTGCCCAAGCCATTCCTGGATAGTTGTAAGCTCCAAAGAACAAAACAGCTATAATGGTAGAAGAAATAAACATATTTGCATATTCAGCAAATAGGTAGAATCCCATTTTCATAGAGGAATATTCCGTATGGTATCCACCAATCAATTCACTTTCGCATTCCGCTAAGTCAAATGGTGTTCTATTTGTTTCAGCAAAAGCACAAATTAAGAATATGAAAAATGATAATGGTTGGTAAAATACATTCCAGTGCATTCCGGGTTGTTGCGCAGCAATTTCTCTCAAACTCAATGTTCCTGTCATCATCAACAAAGCAATAATAGACAATCCCATAGCAACTTCATAAGAAATCATTTGTGATGCAGCACGAACCGCTCCCATCAAAGAGAATTTATTATTAGATGCCCATCCACCAATCATGATTCCGTAAACTCCCACTGACATTACACCAAATACATATAATAAGGCTACATCAATATCAGTCGCTTGTAAAATAATGTCTCTACCAAAAAGGTGAAACTTATCTCCCCAAGGAATTACTGCGCTGGTCATCAAAGCAGTACTCATAGCAATTGCTGGCCCTACGAAGAAT
The Flavobacterium sp. WC2421 genome window above contains:
- the nuoH gene encoding NADH-quinone oxidoreductase subunit NuoH — encoded protein: MDSTIIIEKSVIILVVFAITMVMAMYSTLAERKVAAWLQDRIGPNRAGKGGILQPLADGLKLFSKEEFEPDTKNRFLFFVGPAIAMSTALMTSAVIPWGDKFHLFGRDIILQATDIDVALLYVFGVMSVGVYGIMIGGWASNNKFSLMGAVRAASQMISYEVAMGLSIIALLMMTGTLSLREIAAQQPGMHWNVFYQPLSFFIFLICAFAETNRTPFDLAECESELIGGYHTEYSSMKMGFYLFAEYANMFISSTIIAVLFFGAYNYPGMAWAVEHWGVNIANVIGIGVLFGKICFFIFFYMWVRWTIPRFRYDQLMHLGWRVLIPLSIINIIITGIVILRDQIAIYFGF